In one Massilia endophytica genomic region, the following are encoded:
- a CDS encoding exodeoxyribonuclease III — translation MPKIISANLNGIRSAAKKGFFNWMGKQDADFICVQELKAQAGDMTEEFLNPHGYHGHFHYAEKKGYSGTGIYSKHAPDTVKIGFGSPEFDAEGRYVRADYGDLTVISVYCPSGSSSPERQEAKFRFMALFLPHLMELRAEGRELVICGDWNIAHKEIDLKNWKGNMKNSGFLPEERAWMTKIFDEVGFVDVHRGLVPNEAQYTWWSNRGQAYAKDVGWRIDYHVATPGVASFAKTVSVYKEERFSDHAPLIIEYLR, via the coding sequence ATGCCAAAGATCATCTCCGCCAACCTGAATGGCATCCGCTCCGCCGCCAAAAAGGGCTTTTTCAACTGGATGGGCAAGCAGGACGCCGACTTTATCTGCGTCCAGGAGCTGAAGGCCCAGGCGGGCGACATGACCGAGGAGTTCCTGAATCCCCACGGCTACCACGGCCACTTCCACTACGCCGAGAAGAAGGGCTACTCGGGTACTGGCATTTATAGCAAGCATGCGCCGGACACCGTGAAGATCGGTTTCGGCAGCCCCGAATTCGATGCCGAAGGCCGCTACGTGCGCGCCGACTACGGCGACCTGACGGTGATCTCCGTCTACTGCCCTTCCGGCTCCTCCTCGCCGGAGCGCCAGGAAGCCAAATTCCGTTTCATGGCCCTCTTCCTGCCCCACCTCATGGAGCTGCGCGCCGAGGGCCGCGAGCTGGTGATCTGCGGCGACTGGAATATCGCCCACAAGGAGATCGACCTGAAGAACTGGAAGGGCAATATGAAGAATTCCGGCTTCCTGCCGGAGGAACGCGCCTGGATGACGAAGATCTTCGACGAAGTCGGCTTCGTGGACGTGCACCGCGGCCTGGTGCCGAACGAGGCCCAATACACCTGGTGGAGCAACCGCGGCCAGGCCTATGCGAAGGACGTGGGCTGGCGCATCGACTACCACGTGGCCACGCCGGGCGTGGCGAGCTTCGCGAAGACGGTTTCGGTCTACAAGGAAGAGCGCTTCAGCGACCATGCTCCCCTCATCATCGAGTATCTTCGTTAA
- the pyrE gene encoding orotate phosphoribosyltransferase, with product MSNLRQEFIAFSVSAGVLKFGEFTTKAGRQSPYFFNAGLFHDGATLAQLSQFYAQTLLDSGVQFDMLFGPAYKGITLASATAMALAGKGRNTSFAYNRKEAKDHGEGGTLVGARLQGKVVIIDDVISAGTSVRESVEMIRSAGAEPCAVLIALDRMERGGKDSQLSPLSAVQEVSRNYGIPVISIGNLDDLFTYLSADPRLAQYKEAVAAYRQQYGVA from the coding sequence ATGAGCAATTTGCGGCAAGAGTTTATCGCGTTTTCCGTTTCCGCGGGAGTGTTGAAATTTGGCGAGTTTACGACCAAAGCAGGACGGCAATCGCCCTATTTCTTCAATGCGGGGCTGTTCCACGACGGCGCTACCCTGGCGCAGCTGTCGCAGTTCTATGCGCAAACCCTGCTCGACTCAGGCGTGCAGTTCGACATGCTGTTCGGTCCGGCCTACAAGGGCATCACCCTGGCCTCCGCCACGGCGATGGCGCTGGCGGGCAAGGGCCGCAACACTTCCTTCGCCTACAACCGCAAGGAAGCCAAGGATCACGGCGAGGGCGGCACCCTGGTGGGCGCCAGGCTGCAGGGCAAGGTCGTCATCATCGACGACGTGATCTCGGCGGGCACCTCGGTGCGCGAATCGGTCGAGATGATCCGCTCCGCCGGCGCCGAACCCTGCGCCGTGCTGATCGCGCTGGACCGCATGGAGCGGGGCGGCAAGGACAGCCAGCTCTCGCCGCTGTCCGCCGTGCAGGAAGTGAGCCGGAACTACGGCATCCCCGTCATTTCCATCGGCAACTTGGACGATCTGTTCACTTATCTGTCGGCCGACCCGCGCCTGGCGCAGTACAAGGAGGCCGTGGCCGCCTACCGCCAGCAGTATGGGGTTGCCTGA